The Megachile rotundata isolate GNS110a chromosome 3, iyMegRotu1, whole genome shotgun sequence genome includes a window with the following:
- the LOC100879672 gene encoding enoyl-CoA delta isomerase 1, mitochondrial isoform X1, which translates to MFAVKRIFNKIKIPLYATYSTNSKLVEVIHENETGIATISMANPPVNSLSKELLNALNKSLMDVQQKQCSGVILTSSLPTVFSAGLDIMSMYNKNEKQLTEYWQTLQDTWLTLYGLGIPIAAAINGASPAGGCLLAMSCEYRVFVEGKHTIGLNETKLGIVAPTWFRELYIDTIGYRKAEMALLRGTLFHPKEALEIGLVDELVPDKTNAISKCQNYIRSFKNIPLKARQKTKSDLRKHNLLWLKENRELDLNEFLTLIQLPKVQAGLKLYIESLKQK; encoded by the exons ATGTTTGCAGTAAAAAGaattttcaacaaaataaaaatacctttATATGCAACTTACTCAACAAACTCTAAACTTGTTGAAGTTATACATGAAAATGAAACAG GTATTGCTACAATATCAATGGCAAATCCACCTGTAAATAGTTTAAGCAAAGAATTATTAAATGCTTTAAATAAATCTTTAATGGATGTACAACAAAAACAATGCAGTGGTGTTATATTGACATCCTCATTACCAACTGTATTCTCAGCAGGACTTGACATAATgtcaatgtataataaaaacgaaAAGCAATTAACTGAATATTGGCAGACATTGCAAGATACATGGTTAACTTTATATGGCTTGGGAATACCAATAGCTGCTgctattaat GGTGCCAGTCCTGCTGGAGGATGCTTATTAGCAATGTCTTGTGAATATAGAGTTTTTGTTGAAGGAAAACATACCATAGGACTGAATGAAACAAAGTTAGGAATTGTGGCACCGACATGGTTCAGAGAGCTTTACATTGATACAATAGGATATAGAAAAGCTGAAATGGCACTTCTACG aggAACATTATTTCATCCCAAAGAGGCATTAGAAATTGGACTTGTAGATGAATTAGTTCCAGATAAGACAAATGCAATCAGCAAATGCCAAAATTATATAAGAAGTTTTAAAAACATACCTC ttaaaGCTCGACAGAAAACAAAATCAGATTTGAGAAAACATAATTTACTGTGGctgaaagaaaatcgagaattagatcttaatgaatttttaacacTTATACAATTACCAAAAGTGCAAGCTGGCCTTAAACTATATATTGAATCTTTAAAACAGAAATAG
- the LOC100879672 gene encoding enoyl-CoA delta isomerase 1, mitochondrial isoform X2, which yields MFAVKRIFNKIKIPLYATYSTNSKLVEVIHENETGIATISMANPPVNSLSKELLNALNKSLMDVQQKQCSGVILTSSLPTVFSAGLDIMSMYNKNEKQLTEYWQTLQDTWLTLYGLGIPIAAAINGASPAGGCLLAMSCEYRVFVEGKHTIGLNETKLGIVAPTWFRELYIDTIGYRKAEMALLRGTLFHPKEALEIGLVDELVPDKTNAISKCQNYIRSFKNIPL from the exons ATGTTTGCAGTAAAAAGaattttcaacaaaataaaaatacctttATATGCAACTTACTCAACAAACTCTAAACTTGTTGAAGTTATACATGAAAATGAAACAG GTATTGCTACAATATCAATGGCAAATCCACCTGTAAATAGTTTAAGCAAAGAATTATTAAATGCTTTAAATAAATCTTTAATGGATGTACAACAAAAACAATGCAGTGGTGTTATATTGACATCCTCATTACCAACTGTATTCTCAGCAGGACTTGACATAATgtcaatgtataataaaaacgaaAAGCAATTAACTGAATATTGGCAGACATTGCAAGATACATGGTTAACTTTATATGGCTTGGGAATACCAATAGCTGCTgctattaat GGTGCCAGTCCTGCTGGAGGATGCTTATTAGCAATGTCTTGTGAATATAGAGTTTTTGTTGAAGGAAAACATACCATAGGACTGAATGAAACAAAGTTAGGAATTGTGGCACCGACATGGTTCAGAGAGCTTTACATTGATACAATAGGATATAGAAAAGCTGAAATGGCACTTCTACG aggAACATTATTTCATCCCAAAGAGGCATTAGAAATTGGACTTGTAGATGAATTAGTTCCAGATAAGACAAATGCAATCAGCAAATGCCAAAATTATATAAGAAGTTTTAAAAACATACCTC TATAA
- the LOC100880300 gene encoding dynein regulatory complex subunit 3 isoform X1 yields MIDEDVPTILQEFVQPRVISQDMLMNLIIDQGPKGEAGKLFYEDGIKFDETKEIRIEFLNILKIDHLWVVPNLVKLKLSNNIIEKIENLDYLVNLKELDLSFNRISIIENLHNLTKLEILLLFNNEISTVQGIDSLFNLTIFSIGNNVITDWDHVMYLRKFKKLQSLNMHGNPCTEKDGYLEYVFAFIPQLIYYQYKMITNEQRDAAIEKHYRALCTLQEKEAKEDEELLAQKQYEEKLAYHTSAFVEYLDGELFYQMFADDKEGKDLSMVNEDTQNAYEEYKINFTAISQELCEIGLAENEKRKNEIDIFTDCVNKGKTASQDRGRVIVNGVLEKKSNILSTIKQLLKKLVGDVDSATLDDITQKAHQLSEDFNDMVIDAWTKLMSIEVELHEQMEDVNEVLRINLSDMVDAFLQSIRGYFSQLRNSESEYHDTINGVILYFLSGLDDDAKVPVHMLNLCEDKDTLNYNLTNSHEKHLQVLDAREDLMLNRIRNWLEEYSGQLVKNENERNNHQILEISHFADSQQQEFLHLLQQLNLNVDDSEVILALGSEII; encoded by the exons ATGATTGACGAGGATGTTCCTACAATACTTCAAGAATTTGTACAACCTCGTGTAATAAGCCAAGATATGcttatgaatttaataattgatcaAGGACCAAAAGGAGAAGCCGGTAAACTATTTTACGAAGATGGGATCAAATTCGATGAAACGAAAGAAATTCGAATTGAATTTCTTA atattttgaaaattgatcaTCTGTGGGTAGTACCAaatcttgtaaaattaaaattgtctaACAATATAAttgagaaaatagaaaatctagATTATCTTGTTAATTTGAAAGAATTAGATCTTTCTTTCAATCGTATTAGTATAATTGAAAATCTACATAATCTAACAAAACTGGAAATATTACTTctatttaataatgaaattagtACTGTACAAGGCATAGATAGTTTATtcaatcttacaatttttagCATTGGTAATAATGTTATAACAGATTGGGATCAT gtAATGTATTTAAGAAAGTTTAAAAAGTTACAGAGCTTAAATATGCATGGGAATCCCTGCACTGAAAAAGATGGATATTTGGAATATGTATTTGCATTTATACCTCAATTAATTTACTATCAATACAAAATGATAACTAATGAACAGCGAGACGCAGCAATAGAGAAACATta tagaGCTTTATGTACTTTGCAAGAGAAGGAAGCAAAAGAAGATGAAGAATTACTTGCACAAAAACAATATGAAGAGAAGTTAGCTTATCATACCAGTGCATTTGTAGAATATCTTGATGGTGAACTTTTTTATCAAATGTTTGCAGATGACAAAG agGGCAAAGATCTCAGTATGGTAAATGAAGATACGCAAAATGCTTATGAAGAATATAAGATAAACTTTACTGCTATCAGTCAAGAACTTTGTGAAATAGGTTTAgcagaaaatgaaaaacgaaaAAATGAAATAGATATTTTTACAGATTGTGTAAATAAAGGTAAAACTGCATCACAGGATCGAGGCAGAGT aattGTAAATGGAGTATTAGAAAAGAAAAGCAACATTTTATCAACTATTAAGCAATTGTTGAAGAAATTAGTTGGTGATGTAGATAGTGCTACACTTGATGATATAACTCAAAAAGCACATCAACTTTCTGAAGATTTTAATGATATGGTAATTGATGCATGGACAAAATTAATGTCTATTGAAGTAGAATTACATGAACAGATGGAg GACGTAAATGAAGTGCTCAGAATTAATCTTAGTGACATGGTGGATGCATTTCTACAATCTATACGTGGATACTTTTCACAATTACGAAATTCCGAATCAGAATATCATGATACTATTAATGGGGTGATTTTGTATTTCCTTAGTGGGTTGGATGACGATGCAAAAGTACCAGTTCATATGTTAAATTTATGCGAAGATAAAGATACTTTGAATTACAATCTTACTAATTCTCATGAGAAACATTTGcaa GTACTAGATGCTCGAGAAGATCTTATGTTAAATCGGATAAGAAATTGGCTTGAGGAATATTCTGGGCAGTTAGTAAA gaatgaaaatgagagaaataaTCATCAGATATTAGAAATATCACATTTTGCGGATTCTCAACAACaagaatttttgcatttattacaacaattaaatttaaatgtggATGACTCAGAAGTTATTTTAGCTCTTGGGAGTGAAATAATTTAG
- the LOC100880300 gene encoding dynein regulatory complex subunit 3 isoform X2 — MIDEDVPTILQEFVQPRVISQDMLMNLIIDQGPKGEADILKIDHLWVVPNLVKLKLSNNIIEKIENLDYLVNLKELDLSFNRISIIENLHNLTKLEILLLFNNEISTVQGIDSLFNLTIFSIGNNVITDWDHVMYLRKFKKLQSLNMHGNPCTEKDGYLEYVFAFIPQLIYYQYKMITNEQRDAAIEKHYRALCTLQEKEAKEDEELLAQKQYEEKLAYHTSAFVEYLDGELFYQMFADDKEGKDLSMVNEDTQNAYEEYKINFTAISQELCEIGLAENEKRKNEIDIFTDCVNKGKTASQDRGRVIVNGVLEKKSNILSTIKQLLKKLVGDVDSATLDDITQKAHQLSEDFNDMVIDAWTKLMSIEVELHEQMEDVNEVLRINLSDMVDAFLQSIRGYFSQLRNSESEYHDTINGVILYFLSGLDDDAKVPVHMLNLCEDKDTLNYNLTNSHEKHLQVLDAREDLMLNRIRNWLEEYSGQLVKNENERNNHQILEISHFADSQQQEFLHLLQQLNLNVDDSEVILALGSEII, encoded by the exons ATGATTGACGAGGATGTTCCTACAATACTTCAAGAATTTGTACAACCTCGTGTAATAAGCCAAGATATGcttatgaatttaataattgatcaAGGACCAAAAGGAGAAGCCG atattttgaaaattgatcaTCTGTGGGTAGTACCAaatcttgtaaaattaaaattgtctaACAATATAAttgagaaaatagaaaatctagATTATCTTGTTAATTTGAAAGAATTAGATCTTTCTTTCAATCGTATTAGTATAATTGAAAATCTACATAATCTAACAAAACTGGAAATATTACTTctatttaataatgaaattagtACTGTACAAGGCATAGATAGTTTATtcaatcttacaatttttagCATTGGTAATAATGTTATAACAGATTGGGATCAT gtAATGTATTTAAGAAAGTTTAAAAAGTTACAGAGCTTAAATATGCATGGGAATCCCTGCACTGAAAAAGATGGATATTTGGAATATGTATTTGCATTTATACCTCAATTAATTTACTATCAATACAAAATGATAACTAATGAACAGCGAGACGCAGCAATAGAGAAACATta tagaGCTTTATGTACTTTGCAAGAGAAGGAAGCAAAAGAAGATGAAGAATTACTTGCACAAAAACAATATGAAGAGAAGTTAGCTTATCATACCAGTGCATTTGTAGAATATCTTGATGGTGAACTTTTTTATCAAATGTTTGCAGATGACAAAG agGGCAAAGATCTCAGTATGGTAAATGAAGATACGCAAAATGCTTATGAAGAATATAAGATAAACTTTACTGCTATCAGTCAAGAACTTTGTGAAATAGGTTTAgcagaaaatgaaaaacgaaaAAATGAAATAGATATTTTTACAGATTGTGTAAATAAAGGTAAAACTGCATCACAGGATCGAGGCAGAGT aattGTAAATGGAGTATTAGAAAAGAAAAGCAACATTTTATCAACTATTAAGCAATTGTTGAAGAAATTAGTTGGTGATGTAGATAGTGCTACACTTGATGATATAACTCAAAAAGCACATCAACTTTCTGAAGATTTTAATGATATGGTAATTGATGCATGGACAAAATTAATGTCTATTGAAGTAGAATTACATGAACAGATGGAg GACGTAAATGAAGTGCTCAGAATTAATCTTAGTGACATGGTGGATGCATTTCTACAATCTATACGTGGATACTTTTCACAATTACGAAATTCCGAATCAGAATATCATGATACTATTAATGGGGTGATTTTGTATTTCCTTAGTGGGTTGGATGACGATGCAAAAGTACCAGTTCATATGTTAAATTTATGCGAAGATAAAGATACTTTGAATTACAATCTTACTAATTCTCATGAGAAACATTTGcaa GTACTAGATGCTCGAGAAGATCTTATGTTAAATCGGATAAGAAATTGGCTTGAGGAATATTCTGGGCAGTTAGTAAA gaatgaaaatgagagaaataaTCATCAGATATTAGAAATATCACATTTTGCGGATTCTCAACAACaagaatttttgcatttattacaacaattaaatttaaatgtggATGACTCAGAAGTTATTTTAGCTCTTGGGAGTGAAATAATTTAG
- the LOC100880300 gene encoding dynein regulatory complex subunit 3 isoform X3: protein MIDEDVPTILQEFVQPRVISQDMLMNLIIDQGPKGEAGKLFYEDGIKFDETKEIRIEFLSMSPIIVMYLRKFKKLQSLNMHGNPCTEKDGYLEYVFAFIPQLIYYQYKMITNEQRDAAIEKHYRALCTLQEKEAKEDEELLAQKQYEEKLAYHTSAFVEYLDGELFYQMFADDKEGKDLSMVNEDTQNAYEEYKINFTAISQELCEIGLAENEKRKNEIDIFTDCVNKGKTASQDRGRVIVNGVLEKKSNILSTIKQLLKKLVGDVDSATLDDITQKAHQLSEDFNDMVIDAWTKLMSIEVELHEQMEDVNEVLRINLSDMVDAFLQSIRGYFSQLRNSESEYHDTINGVILYFLSGLDDDAKVPVHMLNLCEDKDTLNYNLTNSHEKHLQVLDAREDLMLNRIRNWLEEYSGQLVKNENERNNHQILEISHFADSQQQEFLHLLQQLNLNVDDSEVILALGSEII from the exons ATGATTGACGAGGATGTTCCTACAATACTTCAAGAATTTGTACAACCTCGTGTAATAAGCCAAGATATGcttatgaatttaataattgatcaAGGACCAAAAGGAGAAGCCGGTAAACTATTTTACGAAGATGGGATCAAATTCGATGAAACGAAAGAAATTCGAATTGAATTTCTTAGTATGTCTCCTATAATT gtAATGTATTTAAGAAAGTTTAAAAAGTTACAGAGCTTAAATATGCATGGGAATCCCTGCACTGAAAAAGATGGATATTTGGAATATGTATTTGCATTTATACCTCAATTAATTTACTATCAATACAAAATGATAACTAATGAACAGCGAGACGCAGCAATAGAGAAACATta tagaGCTTTATGTACTTTGCAAGAGAAGGAAGCAAAAGAAGATGAAGAATTACTTGCACAAAAACAATATGAAGAGAAGTTAGCTTATCATACCAGTGCATTTGTAGAATATCTTGATGGTGAACTTTTTTATCAAATGTTTGCAGATGACAAAG agGGCAAAGATCTCAGTATGGTAAATGAAGATACGCAAAATGCTTATGAAGAATATAAGATAAACTTTACTGCTATCAGTCAAGAACTTTGTGAAATAGGTTTAgcagaaaatgaaaaacgaaaAAATGAAATAGATATTTTTACAGATTGTGTAAATAAAGGTAAAACTGCATCACAGGATCGAGGCAGAGT aattGTAAATGGAGTATTAGAAAAGAAAAGCAACATTTTATCAACTATTAAGCAATTGTTGAAGAAATTAGTTGGTGATGTAGATAGTGCTACACTTGATGATATAACTCAAAAAGCACATCAACTTTCTGAAGATTTTAATGATATGGTAATTGATGCATGGACAAAATTAATGTCTATTGAAGTAGAATTACATGAACAGATGGAg GACGTAAATGAAGTGCTCAGAATTAATCTTAGTGACATGGTGGATGCATTTCTACAATCTATACGTGGATACTTTTCACAATTACGAAATTCCGAATCAGAATATCATGATACTATTAATGGGGTGATTTTGTATTTCCTTAGTGGGTTGGATGACGATGCAAAAGTACCAGTTCATATGTTAAATTTATGCGAAGATAAAGATACTTTGAATTACAATCTTACTAATTCTCATGAGAAACATTTGcaa GTACTAGATGCTCGAGAAGATCTTATGTTAAATCGGATAAGAAATTGGCTTGAGGAATATTCTGGGCAGTTAGTAAA gaatgaaaatgagagaaataaTCATCAGATATTAGAAATATCACATTTTGCGGATTCTCAACAACaagaatttttgcatttattacaacaattaaatttaaatgtggATGACTCAGAAGTTATTTTAGCTCTTGGGAGTGAAATAATTTAG